Proteins encoded in a region of the Clostridiaceae bacterium genome:
- a CDS encoding DUF4177 domain-containing protein, translated as MKVYEYKCVYIWGMAEATTRRLNEYGREGWELVAVVWGWHYFKRVKG; from the coding sequence ATGAAGGTATACGAGTATAAATGTGTCTACATTTGGGGTATGGCTGAGGCCACCACCAGGCGGCTAAATGAATACGGCAGGGAAGGCTGGGAACTTGTAGCAGTTGTTTGGGGCTGGCATTATTTTAAGAGAGTTAAAGGATAA